The window ccagtagatgttattgtttagagatggttcattcctatatacacactttaccagtagatgtgaAAAAAgaggcgaaaaccaaacactgcattccacagtaagaacatcttaccaaaggtcaagcatggtggtggtggtgtgatggtttggggatgctttgctgcctcaagacctggacgacttgccttaatagaaggagccatgaattctgctctgtatcagagaattctacaggagaatgtcagaccattcgtctgtgagctgaagctgaagcgcagctgggtgatgcagcaagacaatgatccaaaacacacaatcaagtctacatgaaaattgctaaaaagcaacaaattggaagttttggaatggcctagtcaaagtccagacctaatcccaattgagatgttgtggcagaacGTGAAACGAGCAGttaatgcttgaaaacccacacgtcactgagttaaagcagttctgcatggaagagtgggccaaaattactccacagcgacgtgagagactgatcaacaactacaggaggcatttggttggagtcattgcagctaaaggtggcacaaccagttattgagtgtaaggggggaattacattttcacacaggggaattgggtgttgcataaatttgtttatgaaataaatatgtaattgttgtgttatttgttcactattgttccctttatctaatattaggttttggttgaagatctgataacattaagtatcacaaatatgcaaaagtagacaaaattagaaagggggcaaatactttttcatagcactgtacatatcctttaaaaatatatatacagtggggagaacaagtatttgatacactgccgattttgcaggttttcctacttacaaagcatgtagaggtctgtaatttttatcataggtacacttcaactgtgagagacggaatctaaaacaaaaatccagaaaatcacattgtatgatttttaagtaattaattagcattttattgcatgacataagtatttgatacatcagaaaagcagaacttaatatttggtacagaaacctttgtttgcaattatagagatcatacgtttcctgtaggtcttgaccaggtttgcacacactgcagcagggattttgtcccactcctccatacagaccttctccagatccttcaggttttggggctgtcgctggtgataaaaatgacagatctctacatgctttgtaagtaggaaaacctgcaaaatcggcagtgtatcaaatacttgttctccccactgtatatatcctttattactttccaaccccaccatccctccctaattggagtaaactagtgaacaacaatgcttaggcttctacttcatgcgtatacatactatatacattttatggacacagtcaataattatattttgcttgtttttactcctgaacttcctccgatcattttcatgatgtccaactggtatgcttctatatgccatatctttctaactgtgctctttcacaaaagctctcaacctataacctatatacttattatggacacagcatgtcttacattattagttatcttgttgttattagttgttgttattagtcccatccttcagctccattcaacacctcccatctatctcttaatacCAACttttgtgatgttttacaaaagttctgaacctttctattctcattgtttctacagtttgtgatttgaaaataaacatttttgctaaaagtattattatattattgattgattgacaataattttatataataatttaaattgaaaaaattataagttttgaatccggcgtcgttttgcgtatcagttcataaacactatgccatggaatcggtacgtcaaaaatctcttcccaactattttgcaatctatatgggatggctgtcagtCTTTTGgaccttaaattaaactggtaaatttttttatttatcaccattttctttaaccaattatgttctttgttgcagacagacaagttccttactttctcccccttccactttcctcttccaattTTGCGGTAatactgcaattatttggttgtacttttgggtagagcagacatccccatatgtttttgttagctgcatgtgcgacataactccaacattcctaccgataatatcatttacgaagattatatcttttttaaacattctctcaaaaaataactttttttttatctgttagtatatttgagtttaaccacaatttttgttgcaatatttgttctgtcatttcaggaggattaaattgaaattgtaaccaactttctatggcttgttttagaaatagtgatatttgggagatgatttccttttcaaataccttaaagtgaggggttgtaaatctgaataaagggaaaaagtcccttcctgaacattgggtgagacaatcttactagttcggatttaagtataatttttgtatgactgaagcttttagtgataggtctaatgctttaatatttaataatttctgtcctccgaattcatattcattatataaataggcccatttaattttgtctggcttgccgttccaaataaaatggaatctttttttctcatataatttaaaaaactgttcgctcggcgtaggcaagaccataagcaaataggtaaactgggataatactaaagagttaatagacaggtatttacctttccatggtaacaagatcttatctatttttgctaactttctattaaaatgtattgcagtgagatcatttattacctttgggatatgtattccgaggatatccacatcaccatcagaccattttattggtaaaccacatggtaatgtaaaacattttttttttagtgatctgattttaatagttaacatctcgatggcaataataaatatatatgcagatagtggacaaccttgtttcactcctcttgacagtttaaaatgttcggagaaatagccattatttactattttacacctagggttactatacatgattttaacccaattcataagagattctccaaaattgaaatgctccaggaatttatatataaaccccagttgtactttatcaaatgccttttcgaagttgCTAAAATCAGAACTTGGTGTCAGTGATTCAACCTCGTGAAATATACGATTATTTCACAGAAAATGTTCCTTGAGTTTAGAGTGAGGAAAAGTAGCTAACACCTCACTGCTCTCTTGTGTGTCATGAGCAGAGCAGCCCAAGTGGCGAAGTTGATATGGAAACTCAGAGCCATGCAGAACGCATGCAGAGTGAGCTATGCACAGGGACCGAGTGACAGACGGCGCGGCGCAGTTAATGGACTTACTAATGGAGGAAGTTATTTGGGGTTTCAGCAAAAGCAATCGGGCCTGGGTAGAGTAGGACCTGAACATCGACGGCATGGGTAGGGCTAAAAATTCATTCACGTGCAGGGCTCTAATGTGGGATCCTCTCTGAAAAACTCTACTAATCTTATCAATCAAGTTAGGAACTTAAACAAAATAAGACGtttcattttagcagatgctcttttctagagcgacttacagttagtgagtgcatacattttcatactggctctccgtgggaatcgaacccacaaccttggcgttggaaatgccatgctctaccaactaagctacacgaCATCGTGTACGTTTTCTAGTGTAAGAAGGTACTTAGTGTCACATTTTCCTAGTGCAAGAATTGTGCAAAGCACAAAAAATACCATGATctggccatagggctctggtcaaaagtagtgtactatgtagggaatagaacCATTTGGCTTCCATCCTATCTTGTAAGGCTTCTTGTGTAAGATGGTACTTCTTGTACCGTTGTAGCAAAATATGTTGTCTTCTAAAGTTAATGTAAAGGGTTCATTTAAAAGACTGATACTCCTTCCTCCATTTCCCAGAAATGGACCGGTTCATATCAATTGTACAGCATATCAAACCAACAATAAATAAAGTCAATCAGAAAATAAATTCTCAGGATttcttcatttatttatttgtatggaATGGGAAGCAGTTCCTGTAGGACAGTAAAGAAACTGTCAAAGTATTTTTAACGTCTTCATTCCAACGACTTTCATCTACGAGCAAATCTACAATTACAGACAAAACAAACATTAACAACATTCAGAACCAGCTGCAAAGAATTAACATTTagtgaatgagagagaatgtgtgtgtttaccagggTATCACAGTCGATGGGAACAATGCCTATTGGAGTCTCAGTACCCCTGATCTTATGTCCATAACAGGTCACACACCAACACGTACCTACCAGAAATGGACATGTTAAAAACCTGTTGCATATACAATATTGACATAATTACAAACGTTAGTGTAATACAAATTAAATTGTCAAATTCAACTAAATTGGATAatttagtgtatgtgtgtgtgtgtgtttgtgtatgagtGTGGTAACCTGTAGATCCTGAACATTGCTCAGGGGTGAATTGTCCATCGTCGTCACAAGTTGGGATGTAGGTTCCAGGCGGGCTGTTTTTCTTGGCATCTCTTAAACGCTCACAGCGGGTCTTGGGTCGCATACCATCTGCATACATTGTAATGTGGACATAACATAGTTGGAGAATGTATGGACATATACAATTCCGCTACTTGTTTAaaagcccagtgcagtcaaaattcagttttgcctgtgttttgtatcatattgtacaatagctgatgaaactaagactGTTAAAGTGGGGTAAATtatatcagtgttatttcctgatagttggtTGACAATCCAATCATGCATCCATCCAGTTGAAGGACCAAACCTTTCATATCAGAATACCTCAACACTCCGGCATCTAGACACCAATATACATCTCTGGAACTAGAGGAGTGGAAGGTAACCGAAAGGTTTGGatggtaaccgaaaggttgctagtttgaatccctCAGCTGACAAGTTTAAATATCTGTCtatttgcccttgagcaaggcacaaccTTAATTTCTCCGGTGTCACGGTTTGATAATGGCTTGTGTCCCAGGGAGAATGGGATATGCAAAGAAACATTTTTTTTCAATTCACACCTacgtattaatacacacttgtacttGCGTGAAATAGGACAGATACACACCCACTAATGTTTAtggtttttaaataaaaatgttggtGAGTAAGTGTGAGGTATGTCACTCTTACCTATCGGAATAAAGGCATCTCCCAGAGCCAAAGCCATGCTGACAAGCAGAATGATGGTCAATATCGCCATGGTGATAgtcttctgagagagagagagagagagagagagagagagagagagagagagagagagagagagagagagagagagagagagagagagagagagagagagagagagagagattagttgACCATTAGAATCAGCTAAGATTGTACTGTAATACTTCAAATCAGTGGAATGGCTGGGGGTACCAGAGGAGAGGTTAAGGAAACCCTGTGTTAGGTACATAACCTACTGTATGGTTGGAGGTACCAGAGGAGAGGTTAAGGAAACCCTGTGTTAGGTACATAACCTACTGTATGACTGGAGGTACCAGAGGAGAGGTTAAGGAAACCCTGTGTTAGGTACATAACCTACTGTATGGCTGGAGGTACCAGAGGAGAGGTTAAGGAAACCCTGTGTTAGGTACATAACCTACTGTATGGCTGGGGGTACCAGAGGAGAGGTTAAGGAAACCCTGTGTTAGGTACAAAACCAATGCAACTGCTAAGGCAGGATTTTCCAAACTCGAGTGCAGTGTTCCCCTAACCTTTCCTCAAGTACCCTCAGCCATTCCACTTATCAGATGGATTTCGGTACTATCACATTAGATTTGACTAATGAACAATAGATTAACCTAGTACACAGGAATATGTATGATTTCCAAATGTTACcttgttccctatgtagtgcactacctttgaccagggtccccagtacactacatagggaatagcccACGGCCACAAAGGTaatatggtccctggtcaaaagaagcacactacaaaaggaaaagggtgctatttgggatgcagacagataCAGTTTTAAATGCACAGATGTTAAAATCTCACCTTCACAAATCTTCAGTTGTATTTTCACTTCTTCAGAGATCTTCAAAGGTCTTCactgggtgtctctctctctctctctctgtcctgcctgtGAGTTgagttctacctctccctcctctcccttttaaGGACCAGTCCAGTcagacccctccctctctctctttctgtccagcCCAACACCTGCTGGACCTGTCCGATAGCTACCTGTttgacagggttggggtcaattcaaagtGAAGGTAGTCATTTATATTTTAAAATGGAACAACTTAAGCTGCAGACACCGCCACCTAGGATTTTAGACTAATGAGTTgcggtaaagtgtgtatacaggctataggaatgaaccatctctaaaccataacatctactggtaaagtgtgtatacaggccataggaatgaaccatctctaaccaataacatctactggtaaagtgtgtatacaggccataggaatgaaccatctctaaccaataacatctactggtaaagtgtgtatacaggctataggaatgaaccatctctaaccaataacatctactggtaaagtgtgtatacaggctataggaatgaaccatctctaaccaataacatctactggtaaagtgtgtatacaggctataggaatgaaccatctctaaacaataacatctactggtaaagtgtgtatacaggctataggaatgaaccatctctaaacaataacatctcctggtaaagtgtgtatacaggctataggaatgaaccatctcttaacaataacatctactgtaTAACTCTCATGTATTCAGTGCAATACAGGCACTTATAAACGACATACACATGGAGTATCTGAAATATACAAACTGCAGCAGTACTCTACAGCTACTGATGTAACAAGGTATTTAGGCCTAAGGCAAATGCTTGGAGTCAATCACCATAATGCAGTATGAAACCTAACAAACCACACAATTCACAATCTCACTAAAATGAACACTGATAACTTGGTCGGCAGCCAAACTTGCGTCTTCTTCGGGAAGAagcttccctcattaaaatgcaaatcaatttataacatttttgacatgcgtttttctggattttttgttgttgttattctgtctctcactgttcaaataaacctaccattaaaattatagactgatcatttctttgtcagtgggcaaacgtccaaaatcagcaggggatcaaatacttttttccctcactgtacttacattcagtaatcttgttctgatttgtcatcctaatggGACCTTGAGATAAAATGTAGCgttgttttgtttgataaaatcaatttatatataaaaatgtaggaactgggttctacagtttgaacccctgctgtctctggctccacacccaccctgcccggccatctagatgtgtgaaagttagtgtataagctaatgatccatcatggaCAATCCTCGAAGTGTGTAAACGCTAcatttgtattaccatatcattttgtatgttctctgtagttatgtacttgaaaatgtatcaatcgaccaatttggcacatttgggcagacttgaaacACAATAGTCCAGtactgcaatgcttcactggctcaatctgaaacgttgcacacacactgcttccatctagtggccaaaatctagaTTACGCCTAAACtgaaatattatattgtggcctttctcttacaTTTCAAAGatggaaaacacatgtttttttgtttgtattatctttcaccagatctaatgtgttatattcttctacattaatttcacatttccacaaagtcaaatcaaatcaaatcaaattttattggtcacgtgcgccgaatacaacaggtgcagacattgcagtgaaatgcttacttacagcccttaaccaacagtgcatttattttaaacaaaaaaaaagtaagaataaaacaacaacaaaaaaagtgttgagaaaaaaagagcagaagtaaaataaagtgacagtaggggaggctatatatacagggggtaccgttgcagagtcaatgtgcgggggcactgagctagttgaggtagttgaggtaatatgtacatgtgggtagagttaaagtgactatgcataaatacttaacagagtagcagcaacgtaaaaaggatggggtgggggggggcagtgcaaatagtccggtagccatgattagctgttcaggagtcttatggcttgggggtagaagctgttgagaagtcttttggacctagacttggcactccggtaccgctgccgtgctggtagcagagagaacagtctatgactagggtggctggagtctttgacaattttgagggccttcctctgacaccgcctggtatagaggtcctggatggcagggagctttgccccagtgatgtactgggccgtacgcactaccctctgtagtgccttgcggtcagaggccaagcagttgccataccaggcggtgatgcaaccagtcaggatgctctcggtggtgcagctgtagaactatttgaggatctgaggacccatgccaaatctttttagtctcctgaggggggaataggctttgtcgtgccctcttcacgactgtcttggtgtgtttggaccatgatagtttgttggtgatgtggacaccaaggaacttgaagctctcaacctgttccactacagccccgttcgatgagaatgggggcgtgctcagtcctctttttttttcctgtagtccacaatcatctcctttgtcttggtcacgttgagggagaggttgttttcctggcaccacacggccagatctctgacctcctccctataggctgtctcatcgttgtcggtgatcaggcctactcactgttgtgtcgtcggcaaacttaatgatggtgttggagtcgtgcctggccatgcagtcatgggtgaacagagagtacaggaggggactgagcacgcacccctgaggggcccccgtgttgaggatcagtgtggcagatgtgttgttaccacccttaccacctgggggcggcccgtcaggaagtccaggatccagttgcagagggagagtgtttagtcccaggatccttagcttagtgatgagcttagagggcactatggtgttgaatgctgagctgtagtcaatgaatagcattctcacgtgaggtgttcctcttgtccaggtgggaaagggcagtgtggaatgcgatagagattgcatcatctgtggatctgttggggcggtatggaaattggagtgggtctagggtttctgggattatgctgttgatgtgagccagaccagtctttcaaagcacttcatggctacagacgtcagtgctacgggtcggtagtcatttaggcaggttatcttagagttcttgggcacggggactatggtggtctgcttgaaacatgttggtattacagactcagtcagggacatgttgaaaatgtcagtgaagacacttgccagttggtcagcacatgctcggagtacacgccctggtaattcgtctggccctgcggccttgtgaatgttgacctgcctAAAAGTCTTACCTCATCGGCTACGGAGACGTGATCGACATAGTCGtccgaacagctggtgctctcatgcatgcttcagtgttgccttgcctcggcgagcatagaagtggtttagctcgtctggtaggcttgtgtcactgggcagctcagcggctgtgcttccctgtagtctgtaatagttttcaagcctgccacatccgacggcgtctgagccagtgtagtatgattcaatcttgagacctgtattgactctttgcctgtttaatggttcgtcggaggtcataggggatttcttataagcgtccggttaGAGTCCCGTGCCtcgaaagcggcagctctaccctttagctcagtgcggatgtttcctgtaatccatggcttctggttggggtatgtacgtacggtcactgtggggacgacatcatcgatgcacttattgatgaagccagtgactgatgtggtgtactcctcaaatgctgtctgaagaatcccggaacatgttccagtctgtgctagcaaaacagtcctgtagcttagcatctcgtcatctgaccacttttatctaaccgaatcactggtgcttcctgcttcagtttttgc is drawn from Coregonus clupeaformis isolate EN_2021a unplaced genomic scaffold, ASM2061545v1 scaf0744, whole genome shotgun sequence and contains these coding sequences:
- the LOC121558549 gene encoding saxiphilin-like, which encodes MAILTIILLVSMALALGDAFIPIDGMRPKTRCERLRDAKKNSPPGTYIPTCDDDGQFTPEQCSGSTGTCWCVTCYGHKIRGTETPIGIVPIDCDTLICS